A portion of the Bacillus sp. es.034 genome contains these proteins:
- a CDS encoding ATP-binding cassette domain-containing protein has product MIQVSDVSLRFGDRKLFEDVNIKFNPGNCYGLIGANGAGKSTFLKILSGEIEAQTGHVSMGSGERLAVLKQDHFEYEEYEVLKVVIMGHTRLYEVMQEKDAIYMKEDFSDEDGMRAAELEGEFAELNGWEAESEAAILLKGLGINENLHTKQMSELTGGEKVKVLLAQALFGKPDVLLLDEPTNHLDIQAIQWLEDFLINFENTVIVVSHDRHFLNKVCTHIADLDFGKIQVYVGNYDFWYESSQLALKMAQDQNKKKEEKIKELQAFVARFSANASKSKQATSRKKSLEKISLDDIKPSSRRYPYVQFKPEREIGNDVLRVEGLTKTVDGVKVLNNVSFILNKEDKIALVGANEIAKTTLFKILAGEMEPDSGTFKWGVTTSQAYFPNENSKYFEGNEPSLVDWLRQYSPEDESETFLRGFLGRMLFSGEEVLKKPSVLSGGEKVRCMLSKMMLSGSNVLLLDEPTNHLDLESITALNNGLINFKGAMIFASHDHQFIQTIANRIIEITEDGVIDKETTYDEFLEMKAAMKA; this is encoded by the coding sequence ATGATTCAGGTATCAGATGTAAGCTTACGTTTTGGTGATAGAAAGCTATTCGAAGACGTGAATATAAAGTTTAATCCAGGGAATTGCTACGGACTTATCGGAGCAAACGGTGCTGGTAAATCAACATTTTTAAAGATTCTTTCAGGAGAAATCGAAGCGCAGACCGGCCATGTATCCATGGGGTCAGGAGAGCGACTTGCTGTCTTAAAGCAAGATCACTTCGAATATGAAGAATATGAAGTGCTGAAAGTTGTCATTATGGGGCATACCCGTTTATATGAAGTCATGCAGGAAAAAGATGCTATCTACATGAAAGAAGATTTTTCTGATGAAGACGGCATGAGAGCGGCAGAATTAGAAGGTGAATTCGCTGAGCTTAACGGTTGGGAAGCTGAATCAGAAGCGGCCATCCTACTAAAAGGCTTGGGAATCAACGAAAATCTTCACACGAAACAAATGTCCGAACTGACAGGTGGAGAAAAAGTAAAAGTATTATTGGCACAAGCACTATTCGGTAAGCCGGATGTCCTTTTACTCGATGAGCCTACCAACCACTTGGACATCCAGGCGATTCAATGGTTAGAAGATTTCTTGATCAATTTCGAGAACACAGTCATCGTCGTATCCCATGACCGTCACTTTTTAAACAAAGTGTGTACACATATTGCTGACCTTGACTTTGGGAAAATCCAAGTATATGTCGGGAACTACGATTTCTGGTATGAGTCCAGTCAATTAGCACTGAAAATGGCTCAGGATCAGAATAAGAAGAAGGAAGAAAAGATCAAGGAGCTTCAGGCATTCGTTGCCCGGTTCAGTGCAAATGCATCTAAATCGAAACAAGCCACTTCTCGTAAAAAATCGTTGGAGAAAATTTCATTGGATGACATCAAACCAAGCTCACGTCGTTATCCATATGTACAATTTAAGCCGGAGCGTGAAATCGGAAACGATGTCCTGCGTGTGGAAGGTCTTACAAAAACAGTTGATGGAGTAAAGGTCTTAAACAATGTTTCCTTTATCTTAAATAAAGAAGATAAAATCGCACTTGTCGGAGCGAATGAAATTGCCAAGACCACTCTTTTCAAAATCCTTGCAGGGGAAATGGAACCCGATAGCGGTACATTCAAGTGGGGCGTGACGACATCCCAAGCTTACTTCCCGAATGAAAACTCCAAATACTTCGAAGGAAATGAACCTTCCCTTGTGGACTGGTTACGCCAATACTCACCGGAAGATGAGAGTGAAACTTTCCTTCGTGGATTCCTGGGTCGCATGCTATTCTCAGGTGAAGAAGTATTGAAGAAACCGAGTGTCCTTTCCGGAGGGGAAAAAGTCCGTTGTATGTTATCCAAGATGATGCTTAGCGGGTCAAACGTGCTTCTGCTTGATGAACCTACCAACCACTTGGATTTGGAGTCCATTACAGCATTGAATAACGGATTGATCAACTTCAAAGGGGCGATGATTTTCGCATCCCATGACCATCAATTCATTCAAACAATCGCGAACCGCATTATCGAAATCACCGAAGACGGTGTCATCGATAAAGAAACAACCTATGATGAATTCCTGGAAATGAAGGCTGCCATGAAGGCGTAA
- a CDS encoding DUF1232 domain-containing protein has product MKKGLSVGLVAFYIWLPLDVIPDVFLLLGIVDDLAVFTFILQLMVKMAPEELQKKYELKN; this is encoded by the coding sequence GTGAAAAAGGGTTTATCGGTGGGATTGGTTGCATTCTATATCTGGCTGCCGTTGGATGTGATCCCGGATGTGTTCCTATTACTGGGAATTGTCGATGATCTGGCTGTGTTTACCTTCATTCTTCAACTGATGGTAAAGATGGCCCCTGAGGAGTTACAAAAAAAATATGAATTAAAGAATTGA
- a CDS encoding DUF4395 domain-containing protein, which translates to MTTAPANSIPKPLVQLNQWFIVSTVALSWLSQIEFLLLLPFLVGMSALLFKYNPVMQAGKFFLKKEPSAYPPEDAEQQRFNNIIAVSCLGGSIISSLAGWEIGVYLFSGMVFVAASVALAGFCIGCFIRFQWKKFQYKRSLQ; encoded by the coding sequence ATGACTACAGCTCCAGCCAATTCGATACCAAAACCATTAGTTCAGTTGAATCAATGGTTCATCGTGTCAACAGTTGCTCTTTCATGGTTGTCCCAAATAGAATTTCTCTTACTGCTTCCGTTCTTAGTCGGAATGTCAGCTTTGCTTTTTAAATATAATCCCGTCATGCAGGCAGGAAAGTTCTTCTTAAAGAAAGAGCCTTCCGCGTATCCACCTGAAGATGCTGAGCAGCAAAGGTTCAACAATATCATTGCAGTCAGCTGTCTGGGCGGATCCATCATAAGTAGCCTGGCAGGATGGGAAATTGGGGTTTATCTCTTTTCAGGAATGGTCTTTGTGGCTGCGTCCGTTGCCCTTGCAGGATTCTGCATAGGATGTTTCATCCGCTTTCAGTGGAAAAAGTTCCAATATAAACGTTCATTACAGTAA
- a CDS encoding endonuclease MutS2 yields MNEKTFQTLEFNSVKEELMEFALTEEGKKELWNIRPSTNIRQIEMRLDEVTEAVHILKKSASVPIHALDGVENIMGNLNKGVPLRPDQLTSLYYFLDACKKLKKYMDDKQWLAPRVSSYVYSIEDIPDLGEEINRCIRNGRVDDYASKELLRIRKQAGIQEERLKDKVQSIVKSARYKSFLQETIVSQRNGRYVIPIKKEFRGKMKGAVLDSSASGSTLYIEPEELSKQQDQLLTLKLEEDHEVENILWTLTGLVQTYEPQLTLAVETMIHYDVLFAKAKYSRAYDGVKADVNEEQRIHLINAVHPLLGKQAVPLTIKMGEGFHALVITGPNTGGKTVTIKTVGLLTLMTQCGLHIPAAEGSEISIYQQILLDIGDGQSLQQNLSTFSSHIKNIINILKDTNDRSLVLLDELGSGTDPMEGMGLATAILDQLYEKGATLIATTHYSEIKHFAGEHEGFMNGSMEFNIETLQPTYKLIVGQGGDSQAFSIALKLGMHPEIIEKAHEITYKKKKTYSLGEIDYSVKKEMEKQIIVNKHKKRNHGKIQKETRSIISFVI; encoded by the coding sequence ATGAATGAAAAAACGTTTCAAACACTTGAGTTTAACTCAGTGAAAGAAGAATTAATGGAATTTGCCCTGACGGAAGAAGGTAAAAAGGAATTGTGGAACATTCGTCCTTCCACAAATATCCGTCAAATTGAAATGCGCCTTGATGAGGTGACAGAAGCTGTACACATCTTAAAGAAAAGTGCCAGTGTGCCTATCCACGCATTAGACGGGGTGGAGAACATCATGGGGAATCTGAATAAAGGGGTTCCCCTGAGGCCGGATCAGCTCACAAGTTTATATTATTTTCTCGATGCATGTAAAAAGCTGAAAAAATACATGGACGATAAACAATGGCTCGCACCGAGGGTTTCTTCCTATGTCTATTCAATCGAAGATATTCCTGATCTCGGAGAGGAAATCAACCGATGCATCAGGAATGGCAGAGTCGATGATTATGCGAGTAAAGAATTGTTGAGGATTCGGAAGCAGGCTGGAATCCAGGAAGAACGGTTAAAAGATAAAGTACAATCGATTGTCAAATCGGCAAGGTATAAATCATTTCTTCAAGAAACGATTGTTAGTCAACGGAACGGGCGATATGTCATTCCCATCAAGAAAGAATTCAGGGGGAAGATGAAAGGTGCCGTTCTGGATTCTTCAGCCTCGGGTTCAACCCTGTATATCGAGCCGGAGGAATTGAGCAAACAACAGGACCAGCTCCTTACTTTAAAGCTTGAAGAAGATCATGAAGTTGAAAATATTCTATGGACATTGACCGGCTTGGTGCAAACATACGAGCCACAACTCACACTTGCGGTTGAAACGATGATCCACTATGACGTATTGTTTGCCAAAGCAAAATATAGTCGCGCCTATGATGGGGTGAAGGCTGATGTAAATGAAGAACAGAGGATTCATTTGATCAATGCGGTTCATCCTCTGCTCGGGAAACAGGCAGTCCCGCTAACGATCAAAATGGGGGAGGGATTTCATGCATTGGTCATCACCGGACCTAATACCGGAGGGAAAACCGTAACCATAAAGACGGTTGGGCTCCTTACCCTCATGACCCAATGCGGTTTGCATATTCCTGCAGCCGAGGGCAGTGAAATCAGTATATATCAACAAATACTTCTGGACATCGGGGATGGGCAGAGCCTTCAACAGAACTTGAGTACATTCAGTTCCCATATAAAAAATATTATCAACATATTAAAGGATACAAACGACCGGTCCCTTGTTTTATTGGATGAACTCGGCTCTGGTACAGATCCTATGGAGGGAATGGGTCTTGCCACGGCTATCCTGGATCAATTGTATGAAAAGGGTGCCACACTTATTGCCACTACTCACTATAGTGAGATCAAACATTTTGCAGGGGAGCATGAAGGCTTTATGAATGGCAGTATGGAGTTTAACATCGAAACCTTGCAGCCAACGTATAAACTGATTGTCGGTCAGGGTGGGGACAGTCAGGCATTTTCTATAGCTTTGAAGCTTGGGATGCACCCTGAGATCATTGAAAAAGCACATGAAATCACTTATAAGAAGAAGAAAACCTATAGTCTGGGAGAAATCGACTACAGTGTGAAAAAGGAAATGGAGAAGCAGATCATCGTAAACAAACATAAAAAAAGGAATCACGGAAAAATCCAGAAAGAAACCAGAAGTATCATCTCCTTTGTCATATGA
- a CDS encoding DNA mismatch repair protein MutS, which yields MSHKRLRLYVSAKELYPEDYDFDIIFNSKENRKKDKLMGKRFVEGLTIDHEE from the coding sequence GTGAGTCATAAACGGCTTCGTCTGTATGTATCCGCCAAGGAATTGTATCCAGAGGATTACGATTTCGATATTATCTTCAACAGCAAAGAAAATCGGAAAAAGGATAAGCTCATGGGGAAACGATTTGTAGAAGGCTTGACCATCGATCATGAGGAATAA
- a CDS encoding ZIP family metal transporter, producing MFQAALWGGVASLSLLIGAFMAIFLHIPKKVVAFIMALGTGLIIGSATFDLLSEAEGKADLLYLISMFLLGALIFTLFEMFISKKGGSERKRSKKNPHGHSGLAIYVGTIMDAIPESIIIGVSFIESQSMQWVFIIAIFISNLPESLSSSIGLKLDHYSTKKILYLWGSVVILSSLSSLLGYALLQDAPESTSYIIGAFGAGGLLAMASSTMMPEAYEEGGPIVGFLSSLGIILSFVLTHMS from the coding sequence TTGTTCCAGGCAGCTTTGTGGGGAGGGGTAGCCAGTCTCTCCCTCTTGATTGGGGCATTTATGGCAATATTTCTTCATATTCCAAAAAAAGTGGTAGCGTTTATTATGGCATTAGGTACAGGTCTGATTATCGGATCTGCCACTTTTGATCTCTTAAGTGAAGCAGAAGGAAAAGCGGACCTGCTTTACCTCATTTCCATGTTCCTTCTGGGTGCCCTCATCTTTACTTTATTTGAAATGTTCATTTCTAAAAAAGGTGGAAGTGAGAGAAAACGGTCGAAGAAGAATCCCCATGGCCACTCGGGGCTCGCCATATATGTTGGTACCATCATGGATGCCATACCGGAATCCATCATCATCGGTGTCAGTTTTATTGAAAGTCAATCCATGCAATGGGTTTTCATCATCGCTATATTCATCAGTAACTTGCCTGAATCTTTATCCAGCAGTATAGGGTTAAAGCTCGATCATTACAGCACGAAGAAAATCCTTTACTTATGGGGAAGTGTTGTCATTCTTTCTTCTCTCAGTTCGCTGCTTGGATATGCTTTATTGCAGGACGCCCCTGAAAGCACTTCATACATCATCGGAGCGTTCGGGGCCGGGGGGCTGCTTGCTATGGCCTCTTCAACGATGATGCCGGAAGCATATGAGGAAGGCGGACCCATTGTCGGTTTCCTTTCATCCCTGGGAATCATCCTTTCCTTTGTGCTGACACATATGTCATAG
- a CDS encoding YhcN/YlaJ family sporulation lipoprotein, which produces MKKYLLISTIGLMLMITAAGCGTSNNMNEEGQQMNNRNLERVNYKNDQANRDYVNNVNDGMMRENYSLADREAKKVAELKEVKSAYVLTTDQNAYVAAVLENHKNGNVSKELEKKISDQVKKENGSINNVYVSTNPDFVDRMRGYADKARNGKPIEGFGEEIADMVKRVFPNRG; this is translated from the coding sequence ATGAAAAAATATCTATTGATTTCAACTATTGGATTGATGTTAATGATCACTGCTGCCGGTTGCGGCACAAGCAATAACATGAACGAAGAAGGACAGCAGATGAACAACCGTAACCTGGAGAGAGTGAACTACAAGAATGATCAGGCGAACCGTGATTATGTGAATAATGTGAATGACGGGATGATGAGAGAAAATTACTCTCTTGCTGACAGAGAAGCGAAGAAAGTGGCAGAACTTAAAGAAGTGAAGAGTGCTTATGTTCTGACGACTGATCAGAATGCATACGTTGCTGCTGTATTAGAAAACCATAAGAATGGGAACGTTTCAAAGGAATTGGAAAAGAAAATCTCAGATCAAGTGAAAAAAGAAAATGGCAGCATCAATAATGTGTATGTGTCAACAAATCCTGATTTCGTAGACCGTATGAGAGGGTATGCCGATAAAGCCAGAAACGGGAAACCGATTGAAGGATTTGGCGAAGAAATAGCGGATATGGTAAAACGGGTATTCCCGAACAGAGGATAA
- a CDS encoding MFS transporter translates to MDVAQTATKTAVNPTIYGILLAISSGHFINDTLQAVVPAMFPIIEKSLGLSYMQIGWIAFSLNMTSSLLQPVFGFYADIRSKPYLLPLGMLSSLAGLIGFALSGHFIWIIISVLFIGFGSAIFHPEGSRVAYMAAGNRRGLAQSIYQVGGNTGQALAPLITAFVFVPFGQIGALWFTIVAIIGVVVLFRVSKWYSHQLRFNEMNRRKKSKDGKKTPINPKIKWAMVFVVFLVFARSWYGAGLSNYYQFYLIEDYGLTIKKAQAYIFAFMFAGVLGTFMGGPLADRFGKRNIIFFSMLGAAPLTLALPYLPLSIVLPFIFCIGFILSSSFSVIVVYAQELMPRKIGMVSGLTVGLAFGMGAVGAVIFGGLADLYTIRFVMILCSFLPLLGMMTFFLPSDEAVRNFHK, encoded by the coding sequence ATGGACGTGGCACAAACGGCAACCAAAACGGCAGTGAATCCTACTATATATGGAATACTATTAGCCATCAGTTCTGGTCATTTTATCAATGACACCCTCCAGGCTGTCGTACCGGCTATGTTCCCGATCATTGAGAAGTCATTGGGGCTTAGTTATATGCAAATCGGATGGATTGCCTTCTCGCTCAATATGACGTCTTCTTTATTACAGCCGGTCTTCGGATTTTATGCCGATATACGTTCAAAGCCGTACTTACTTCCATTGGGGATGTTGTCCAGCTTGGCAGGGTTGATCGGTTTTGCTCTATCCGGTCACTTCATATGGATCATCATTTCTGTATTATTCATCGGATTCGGTTCTGCCATTTTTCATCCTGAAGGATCAAGAGTGGCTTATATGGCTGCCGGAAATCGGAGGGGACTGGCTCAGTCGATCTATCAGGTGGGTGGAAATACCGGCCAGGCGCTTGCCCCGTTGATCACTGCCTTTGTCTTTGTCCCTTTTGGTCAAATAGGAGCCTTATGGTTTACGATCGTGGCTATTATTGGGGTCGTTGTCTTGTTCCGTGTTTCAAAATGGTATTCACATCAGTTACGTTTCAATGAAATGAACAGGAGAAAAAAGAGTAAAGATGGGAAAAAAACACCCATTAACCCGAAAATTAAGTGGGCGATGGTGTTTGTTGTATTTCTCGTGTTTGCAAGATCATGGTACGGAGCAGGTTTATCAAATTATTATCAATTTTATTTGATTGAAGACTATGGTCTTACCATTAAAAAAGCCCAGGCATACATATTTGCTTTTATGTTTGCAGGAGTCTTGGGAACCTTCATGGGTGGGCCCCTTGCCGATCGTTTCGGAAAGAGGAACATCATCTTCTTTTCTATGCTCGGGGCCGCACCTCTGACCCTTGCATTACCTTATTTACCGCTATCCATTGTCCTTCCGTTCATTTTTTGCATCGGTTTTATTTTATCGTCAAGTTTCAGTGTCATCGTGGTGTATGCCCAAGAACTAATGCCAAGGAAAATCGGCATGGTGTCCGGTTTGACCGTTGGTTTGGCATTCGGCATGGGTGCTGTCGGAGCAGTCATCTTTGGAGGACTGGCCGATCTTTACACCATCCGATTCGTCATGATCCTATGCAGCTTCCTTCCTCTACTCGGGATGATGACATTCTTCCTCCCCTCAGACGAAGCAGTAAGAAACTTCCACAAATAA
- a CDS encoding NCS2 family permease yields MKTFFQFAERGTNYRRETLAGVTTFLSMAYILVVNPIILSQAGMDKGALFTATALSAIVGSLLIGLLANFPIGIAPSMGLNSFFTFSVCIGMGVDWEIALTGVFIAGIIFMILSVMKIREKIINVIPQDLKFAIAGGIGFFVAFIGFKNAGVVVANPETFVSIGNLSSPPTLLAVFGFIITLMMLVKGIKGGIFYGMVATTIIGMVAGQISVPHSIVGSVPSLEPTFGVVFNHLGDIFTLEIMAVIFTFLFVAFFDTAGALIAVASQAGIMKDNQIPNAGRALLADSASGVAGAIFGTSTTASFVESSAGVAVGGRTGFTSIVIAICFSVALFFSPILSVITPEVTAPALIIVGALMATEVRHINWNRLEVVIPSFVTIIMMPLTFSVATGIALGFILYPFAMISLKKWKEVHPIMYILCGLFIIYFAFS; encoded by the coding sequence ATGAAAACATTCTTTCAATTTGCTGAAAGAGGGACAAATTATAGAAGAGAAACGTTAGCAGGTGTCACGACTTTCCTATCAATGGCTTATATTCTTGTTGTGAACCCCATCATCCTGAGTCAGGCCGGAATGGATAAAGGGGCACTATTTACAGCCACCGCCCTGTCAGCGATTGTTGGATCCCTGTTAATCGGTCTACTTGCAAACTTTCCGATCGGGATCGCCCCCAGCATGGGTCTAAACTCATTCTTTACCTTTTCGGTATGCATCGGTATGGGAGTGGACTGGGAAATCGCCCTGACAGGAGTATTTATTGCTGGCATCATCTTTATGATTTTAAGTGTGATGAAGATCCGTGAAAAAATCATCAATGTCATCCCTCAGGATTTAAAATTCGCCATTGCCGGCGGCATCGGATTTTTCGTGGCATTCATCGGTTTTAAAAACGCAGGAGTCGTCGTTGCCAACCCTGAAACATTTGTATCGATCGGGAACCTTTCTTCCCCCCCGACACTTCTTGCTGTGTTTGGTTTTATCATTACCCTGATGATGTTAGTAAAGGGAATTAAAGGCGGGATATTCTATGGAATGGTTGCAACGACCATCATCGGGATGGTCGCGGGTCAAATTTCCGTGCCTCACTCCATTGTTGGAAGTGTCCCTAGTCTCGAGCCGACATTCGGAGTGGTATTCAACCATTTAGGGGATATTTTCACTCTTGAAATCATGGCGGTCATCTTTACGTTTTTATTTGTTGCTTTCTTTGATACGGCAGGTGCCTTGATTGCGGTGGCCAGTCAAGCAGGGATCATGAAGGATAATCAGATCCCGAACGCTGGCCGGGCTCTCCTGGCTGACTCTGCATCGGGAGTGGCCGGAGCGATATTCGGGACCTCAACAACGGCATCATTTGTAGAGTCCTCTGCCGGAGTGGCGGTCGGGGGAAGAACCGGATTCACGTCTATCGTGATTGCCATCTGTTTCTCCGTCGCCCTTTTCTTTTCCCCCATCTTATCGGTCATCACTCCAGAAGTGACTGCCCCTGCACTTATCATTGTCGGTGCATTGATGGCTACGGAAGTCAGACATATCAATTGGAATCGACTTGAAGTGGTCATTCCTTCTTTTGTGACGATTATTATGATGCCTTTAACCTTCAGTGTTGCAACGGGGATCGCATTAGGTTTCATTCTTTATCCATTTGCGATGATTTCATTGAAAAAGTGGAAAGAAGTTCATCCCATCATGTACATCCTTTGTGGGCTATTCATTATATACTTTGCATTTTCTTAA
- a CDS encoding S1-like domain-containing RNA-binding protein, protein MSSLKPGTVEDLYVDHEVPYGFFLTNDIDRVLLHHSEITEEIQEGDTVKVFLYHDKDVRLTATMRIPKVQVGAYGWAEVVDKREDLGVFVNIGLPKDILVSSDDLPKFQELWPNAGDQLFLTLNRDKQDRLYGRLATENIIEQVSRRASAEMMNAKVQGRVYRLLRVGTFFLSEQGYRCFVHMNERKAEPRLGELVEGRVIDVKDDGNLNVSFLPLKQDKMQDDSEVILEYLAVRNGAIPFWDKSQPEEIKDRFNMSKAAFKRALGKLMKEDKVYQEEGWTYLKK, encoded by the coding sequence ATGTCTTCTTTAAAACCAGGTACAGTAGAGGATTTATACGTTGATCATGAAGTGCCATACGGTTTCTTTCTAACGAATGATATCGATCGTGTACTTCTGCATCACTCTGAAATAACAGAAGAAATCCAAGAGGGAGATACAGTGAAGGTATTTCTTTATCATGATAAAGACGTACGCTTGACAGCGACCATGCGAATCCCTAAGGTGCAAGTCGGTGCATATGGTTGGGCAGAAGTAGTGGATAAAAGGGAAGATTTAGGCGTATTTGTGAATATTGGGTTGCCTAAGGATATTTTGGTCTCATCAGATGATCTTCCGAAATTTCAGGAGCTTTGGCCGAACGCTGGCGATCAGCTGTTCCTTACCTTAAACCGTGATAAGCAAGACCGTTTATACGGAAGATTGGCCACTGAAAATATCATTGAACAGGTGTCAAGAAGAGCTTCCGCTGAAATGATGAATGCTAAAGTTCAAGGTCGGGTGTATCGACTTCTGAGAGTAGGAACCTTCTTCTTATCTGAACAAGGATATCGCTGCTTCGTTCACATGAATGAGCGTAAAGCGGAGCCGAGACTCGGGGAACTCGTTGAAGGCAGAGTCATCGACGTGAAGGATGACGGAAACCTGAATGTTTCGTTCTTACCTTTGAAGCAGGATAAAATGCAGGATGATTCTGAAGTCATCCTTGAGTATCTGGCAGTTCGGAACGGTGCGATACCATTTTGGGATAAGAGTCAGCCCGAGGAAATCAAAGATCGTTTCAATATGAGTAAAGCGGCTTTTAAAAGGGCGCTGGGAAAATTGATGAAAGAAGATAAAGTGTATCAAGAAGAGGGCTGGACGTATCTTAAGAAATAA
- a CDS encoding MFS transporter, protein MTKQTLAAHNIRVLFWISFFGTISFLQPVLTLFYFERGLTSSDILIVLMFWSGAVLLGEVPTGIFADRFGAKYSFLFGSFLKFLSITLLLFAYEPWMFFLYSFINGFSVTFFSGADEALIYDSLKESNEENRMDHAMGRIQSASFISMLIAVLFGSYLARDLADSQFTLLILLGLVFHLIELFLILSVKQPSVDSFQKENSFSQIKSGIRVIRQAPHLLLMFLNVTLVFIPAGAVYQYFDQPLLQDAGVPVYLIGVFYAISAILGYIASNSIGWMTARYSRVMLMNISGLSAAAGLLISGLFGSSLWIVLGSFFLLRLVRAIRYPIYSQLSNDLIPSGVRATTISLLSIMDSGLDLVVFGVLSTIALNGYSYVLIGCAIIALIGTLLPIRPVKTKESHKIKQSASL, encoded by the coding sequence ATGACAAAACAAACACTTGCAGCCCATAACATCCGGGTGCTTTTTTGGATTTCTTTTTTTGGTACGATCAGTTTTCTTCAACCCGTATTAACGTTATTCTATTTCGAAAGAGGCTTAACCTCTTCTGATATTTTAATTGTGCTCATGTTCTGGAGCGGTGCCGTATTACTCGGGGAGGTACCGACTGGAATATTTGCAGATCGGTTTGGTGCCAAATATTCTTTTCTATTCGGTTCTTTCCTTAAGTTCCTTAGTATCACCTTGCTTTTATTCGCCTATGAACCTTGGATGTTCTTCTTATACAGCTTCATCAATGGATTCAGTGTAACCTTTTTTTCCGGAGCCGATGAAGCGTTAATCTATGATTCACTCAAAGAATCAAATGAAGAAAATAGAATGGACCATGCCATGGGAAGGATTCAATCAGCCTCGTTTATCAGTATGCTGATAGCCGTCCTTTTCGGTTCCTATTTGGCGAGGGATCTGGCGGATAGTCAATTCACTCTGCTCATCTTACTGGGTTTAGTCTTTCACTTAATAGAACTATTCTTAATCCTTTCAGTCAAGCAGCCGTCAGTTGATTCATTTCAGAAAGAAAATTCTTTTTCCCAAATTAAGAGTGGTATCAGGGTAATACGCCAGGCACCCCATTTATTATTAATGTTTTTAAACGTAACATTGGTCTTCATTCCAGCCGGGGCCGTTTACCAATACTTTGATCAACCGCTTTTACAGGATGCTGGGGTGCCCGTATACTTGATTGGAGTCTTTTATGCAATTTCTGCCATTCTTGGCTATATTGCATCAAATTCAATCGGTTGGATGACAGCACGTTATTCCAGGGTGATGCTCATGAATATTTCAGGTTTATCAGCGGCAGCGGGGTTACTCATATCCGGCTTGTTCGGGTCTTCTTTATGGATTGTTTTAGGTTCATTTTTCTTATTAAGACTTGTCCGGGCAATCCGTTATCCGATTTATTCACAATTAAGCAATGACTTAATTCCGTCCGGGGTCAGGGCAACGACCATCTCCTTGCTTTCCATTATGGATTCAGGCTTGGACCTTGTTGTGTTCGGAGTGCTCTCTACGATTGCTTTGAATGGCTATTCATATGTACTCATTGGATGTGCCATTATCGCACTGATTGGAACCCTTTTACCGATCAGACCTGTCAAAACGAAGGAAAGTCATAAGATTAAACAAAGCGCTTCCCTTTAA